The genomic stretch TTAAGAGAATACCCAtgtcagggtgcctgagtggcttgctcagttaagggtctgccttcaactcaggtcatgatctcagggtcctagaatcaaaacctgcatctggctccctgctcagtggggagcctgctgctccccctgcctgggtgTGCTCTtcccaccctttaaaaaaaaaaattccccctcccaaaaaaaaaatcccacgtAGACAGATGTGTCTTAGAGGAGAAGTAGCTGAACCCCCACCTTGGGCTGGGGGGAAGAGCCACACCAGGCCTCCGGCAGAGAGCCAGGCTGAGGGCCGACCTCCCATCTCCTTCTGTGATGCAGAGCCCAAGTCAAAGGCTAAGTCACAGTAAGATGGGTGatgtcaagtgcctccctcgcTGCCCACCAAAACATTTAATAAAGACTAGTGCTCATTAATGGCATAGAACAGAACCTTCCCCAAGGCAGGGGCTCTGTACCAGCGGTAGCCCCCAACGTAAAACTCCCCTATATCTTTGATAGGCCATGGATTGCATCATGGATTTACTTCTGTGAATGAGTAATACCTACTGTTCACTATAAAGTACATGTTtaggggcacatggctggctcagaagaccatgcaactcttgatcagagggtcgtgagttcaagccccacattgggtgtagaaattacttaaaaaataaacttggtatGTTTTGTTCTCCATGGAGTCCAGGTCTTGAAGCAGTCCTCACACTTCAAATCTTAAATAAATCTGGGTATCTTATTAATAATGCAGACCTGATGCCAAAGGTCTGGGAGGCCTGGGGTTCTGCACGCTGAGCCCAGAGTCTTCTTGAAGAGACCAAGTTTGACATCTCAAGGAGGAGAAGTCTTACATGGCCCTTCTTTTCTCTAAGCAGCCACATAAGGTGGCGCAGGGTCTTGCCTTTCTCAGGAAATATGTCCTGTAAATCGCACATAACCGAATTTACCATTTAAACCACTTCTAAGGGTGTAGTTCAGTGGCCTAAAGTCTCTTCACGTTGCTGCACAACTGTCACCATCCATCTCTAAAGCTTTTTCAGCTTCCCAAGACAAAACTCTGTACCACTAAATTCCTTCCTCCCCACTGCCAGGCCCTGGTAACCACTGTCCTACTCTGTCTCTGGACTTGTCATTCCAGGCACCTCATAGCCCTGCAGTCCATATAGCATTTGTCCTGCTGTGTCTCATTAGGGGACACATTTTTAATCTTCATCAGCAGGAGACGAGGCCTAAACAGTGACTACTGTTGCTCTTTAACCCACAATGATGGAGTCCTCAGTTTTTCAGCTATGAAATTGTCCTTTGATGATGTGACTGCTGATGGTTATTTATGAACAATGGAGGGTAGTTTTAAGAATCAAAAGGGGAAAAAGGCATCAAAAGATTGTACTCGACTGACCCAGATGAAATTCTTCATGAGGACCCTGGGGAGAAACATCAGGTAAAATGAAGTTAAAGATATAGCATGACCCTCACTCTTGTCAGTTAACAAAGTCTAATGACATCACTTGGTGCTACAGCAGATCTCttcctcctcattttctttcccattaGCCCCATGCCACTGCGGGCCAGCCCATGTGGGCAGGTGTAGGATGCAGTCTGGCTCCTAGTTACTGCCTCAATTTCTCTTCTGCATCCTGTCCatatctataaaaggaaaaacttgaCAATTCAGCTATTTAAtgtttaccttttaaaatgtctgtCCATCCACCTTCCACCCATTACCCTCATGTAGGAAGATAATCCCCTGACCCTTTGTGTCACACAGCTGTGTATGTGACCTTGGGGAGGTCCATATGTCACAATGCATAGTTATTAAGCATTAGCATTGTCAGATGCCAGGCTGGCCCAGGGGTTGCCAGATTAAGGAGACCCAGCTGTGCCCCCAGACCCACAGGTTCATGAACGAGATGGCTCCATAAGCATAAAGCAAGTGGTAGGTGCTGCCACTGACCCACTGCTAGGGCAtaatgagagaagagaagaggggaaatgAAGCCAGCCTGGGTGCCGCCAGGAGAGGAAGGGTGAGGTGGGctgtggagagagaggaggggctggAGAGTTGAAGTGGTGCCTGGGTTCGTGTCTACAAATCAGGGTTGGGAAACGGACCAAGAAGGTCACAGGAAACCACCTCATCTTCCCTCAGGGTCTCTCATCAGCGGCCTGCCTTCCCCACCGTTcccacctgccctcagcccagagaGTGTACAGCCTCGGTAGAGGGGACAGTCTGAAAGCAGGAGACCAAAAAGTAGTGGAGAGCTTCCTCTCCCGGTTTCCAGACCCAGCCTGTGTAGACAAGCTGTCTCGGGCCCAAACTGAAGGGTGGGAATAAATGAACTCTTCAAACCGGCTTCCATCCAAAGCTGCCAAGTGTTACTTCGTCCCCCTTACCCAAGCAGTCCTGTCGGTCCTCAAGGCCACTGTCCATCCAACCAATGCCCTGAGCAGGTGTCCTTCCCTGGGACCATCTACAGAGAACAGTGTCGGTGCACGGCTGTTCCTTTGGATGGAATCACACTGTTCAGTCCATCTCAAGTCCTATTGCAGCTGCTCCCCACCTCgggtctcttcctcctccttcccttccataCATGCTACCTTACATTTCAGGTGATGGGGCACCCACAAGCACACCATGGTGTGGACAGCAGGCAGAGCAAAGCCTGGTGACTCAGCTGGTGCTTCTGGACTGGCCTAGGATCCTGTTCAGTATATTAGCCAGTTCCTGGAGAAGAGGTGGGGAAGTAAGCCCACTGTATGCAGCCACACAGCTTGACTTTCGTATCAAAGGAAGTGGGGCAGAAAAGGTTTAAGGTACAGAGATGGGTGGGCACAGTTGGAATTGGCCATGGGAAACCCCAAGGACATCTGTTCTTTTAGGTTGCTAAGCAGAACAGTACCCCTCTTTGGTTTCTATCTCTGGGAGTCTGGCTCCTTCCTCTTGGGATTCCATCCTATAGGTCAAGTGCTGCTGCCGCCACCAAGCAAACCAGAATCAAGCAGAGATCTTCCCTGGAGTCTACACCAGGTACTTATTCCCATTTCTAAAAATACTGGCATCTTCCACTGTCCTCTCCTGAGGCCCCTGAGCTGACCCCACGTCCCCCACCCTGAGAGCCTGTGACATGGCAAACCGAACTGCTGACATCACCACAAGATGTTCGTTAACACTTTCTACTGGGCTCAGGGAGGATGGGGGCTGGTGCGTTTGGAGAGGCCTCCAAGGAAAGCGCCTCTTTCTACTCAGATCTGTCTTGCTGGTTTGTTTCAGGCTGGCTTTTTATGGGACCACAGGGCTCCAGCTGCTTCGTTAGCAAGTGTTTATGGAGCCCTTCCTTGCTGTCATGATGCCTTGTGCTGTGGAGAACACAAAgatgtctccccccacccccccagaggtgacctgcaggaggaggggagcagggaggaggaggatcaGCATAGTAGTAGCAGCTAGTGGTGGTAGCAGGATTAAGCCCGTAGCACTTGTGAGAACACATACATCACGGCCAGGACCAGGCCGCCTTGCAAACACTGCAGGAGTTAGCGTGCTGAATCCTCACGCAGTTCTAGGTAGTTGACATCATATTTATCAGGCCTATTTTACATACGTGTATACTGAATACTGAGGTCATGGCTAGCAAGAAAGGCCTTGATTCTCTTAGCCACTGTTCAGCCAGGGGAGGTAAGACCAGTACAACTCAACAAGGTGGAAAACAATGCCATTGAAGAGATGTGTGCTCTTGGCTAcagaccttttctctctctgaggTGCTCAATCTGATGGATCCACAGTTCTAATTCTGATTGTGTTACAATCAATAATAGCACATTGTGTTCTTTAATCAATTGTGTTATATGCAATTTATCCAACAACCCTAGCAGAAGATCTAATAATTGAGCACCTACGCTGTGCCAGCCACTATGCTGTGCAAGTAGATCGCATGGGCAGATGGAGTCCAAGGCTGAGGAATCCAGGGAAAGGAACCAGGAAAGCCCAGTAGGCATTTTAGTGAGCAATCATGCAGGAGCTAACAAAGTCCGGATGAATCCTCAGGTCCTTGTGGGCTCTCACCTACTTCCCAAGGAGCCCTCTTTTCACTTAGACTAGCATTCCCAAAGCGTGGAATCCCATAACCTCTCCAGGGGGCCACAGGCATCTGGGTGTCAGAGGAAAAAGCAATGACACTGTGGTAGTCCCACATCTTCAATTGGAAATGTAAGATTATAGTGACTTCAGCAAAACCCTATTTTGTTCTCCACAAccattccatatatatatattttttaccattcCATATTTAAATGTTGAGCATTTTCCATAAGGACAGCACCAATCAGATTGTCTTAAGTAACATTCAGTTGACAAGGTACATCCTGGTTAATGAATTTTTCACACAATAGGCTGGCTTATGGGTATCAAATTTGCAATCTTTATTATTGCAATTGGGTTATATTTtactccatttcattttttaaaaaagggattaCTGGCCCCAAAGTATTCACTGAAGCATAAAATAGTGATGGAaacagtgtgtgtatatatatatatatctcctacaAGTCAGAAAAACCTTTTGAATACCCAAGGTAACTATGAGTCCAGAATGATGTAGAATGTCAGGATTTATTAAACAAATCTGCGGTGTGATTACACAAAGCAGCTGAAAATTACAGCTTCATAGGAGATACTTCTGGGTCTCAgcatcgtgagttcaagccccacagtgggtctAGAGCTTACCTGGGAACTTAAAAGGGGGTGCCACAATGAATATCTGAAAACTGAATTTAACTAGATTGGGCCTTCCACTTGCTCAGGTCTTTGCCAGAAGAAAACCCGGTCAGGTGGTACAACCAAAGCTTTTGAGTTCTTCAATAATAAAAGGTGGTGATGGTACGGTACTTTTCCGGAAGAAGTACAAAAAATTGCTTTCCGGGACAAGATGATTCATGGCTTGAACACAGAGTAAAGACAAAAATGGCCAACCTATTATTCAAAACCTtaacttagggatccctgggtggcgcagcggtttggcgcctgcctttggcccagggcgcgatcctggagacctgggatcgagtcccacatcgggctcccggtgcatggagcccgcttctccctctgcctgtgtctctgcctctctctctctctgtgactatcataaaaaaaaatttttaaaaaaaaccttaacttATTGAAGCAAAGATAGTAGCCACATGTTACATTACCGTTATAATCCTATCTACAGAGTTACATATGTTCTgttttgtgagaaataaaatgagctaGTGGTCAAATAGTGTCatcaaagatcttattttttagagattttaaaaatttattttacagtgtGTATATGAAccgggggcagagggcagaagtagagggggagagaatctcaagcggactctgagcatggagcccaacagaaCTCGAGATTGTGACCTGGGCCACAACcaaaagtcggacacttaaccgccCCTTTAgaggtttttttaatttcattttttttagtttatttacagaagtaatctccacaccttatgtggggctgaaactcacaaccctgagatgaagagtctcatgctcttccacCTGAGCCCACCAGGCACCGTATCAAAGATCTTACTGTACAACTATTAATTACATACAATATGACAAAAGCATTTCCAGTTGCAGACATGAGCTGGTCATCAGCTATTGATGTATGTGCTGTGTGTAAACATGAGGCAGAAAACCACAGTGATGCTTTGTTCTGTGTCACCGAACATGCAGTTCACGGAGGGGTGAGTTGTAGATGGAAAAAGATGTCCAGGTGTTCTACCGCAAGAGCAGTGAGAGCAGTGGAGGAGGGCTATTGCTCCAGGAAGAAGGACCTCTCTGCCCACTCATACACCATCTCACTCCCAGGGAGCTACATTTTGAGTATGATGCCATTTGACAGATACCATGAACATGGCACACAGTCAAGTTGTGGTCACTGCATGTCTACCCTGCCCTATAAAGAACTGAGGTCAGAGGGAGACCACTGATGTACGTTAAGATGTTGGATTGAAACCTCCGAGTAATTTCATGCCTCGACTTTGGAGCAAAACTATAACACAAGGGTGTTAAAAAGACATCACACAGATGAAATCTGGAGAGATGCTAACATCAGTAACATTTAGGAAGGCAGATGGAGGAGGGGTTACTAATGGTTCAGGAAACTGGAGGAAATGGAAAACTAGATGGCCCTATTATGCCCCCGAATTCTCAAAAGCCTCCTCTGCAAGCGACATTGGCTCTTCCTGGAGCTAAGAGCCATGGGAAAGGTGGACCAAGAAGATGGTTACtgatggggatctctgggtggctcaacagtttagcgcctgcctttggcccagggcgtgatcctggagttccaggatcgaatcccacattgggctccctgcatggggcctgcttctccctctgcctgtctctctgcctctctgtgtgtgtctctcatgaataaataaaatattttttaaaaaaagatggttaCTGAGCACTGTATGAGAAGGTGGACCCCCGAATGCCCTCCCCCTCTTCATTGCCTCTGCCTATAGCCTAAAGAATTTCTCCAAGGAAAGGCTAACACAGGGCCTGCAGACTGGGAGAGCCAGGCCCAGTAGAGTGCTAGTATTGTACTGGAAAACAACCAACATGGGATTTTGCAAACGTATGGTAATCGCCGGACACAAGGATTCCCAGCCCCACTCCTGCTCTGCATTTATCCTGTCACCGGGAGATACTTAACACCCTCCAGACCAGGGCATGGGGAATCTTACCAGCCCAGGAAAGGCCTAAAGATGCTCacatcagggggatccctgggtggctcagcggtttagcatctgcctttggcccagggtgtgatcctggagt from Canis lupus dingo isolate Sandy chromosome 1, ASM325472v2, whole genome shotgun sequence encodes the following:
- the ISCA1 gene encoding iron-sulfur cluster assembly 1 homolog, mitochondrial isoform X7, which translates into the protein MKVSNKDFLELQCRTVLSDGIKRLLSRTVPLFGFYLWESGSFLLGFHPIGQVLLPPPSKPESSRDLPWSLHQVFARRKPGQVVQPKLLSSSIIKGGDGTVLFRKKYKKLLSGTR
- the ISCA1 gene encoding iron-sulfur cluster assembly 1 homolog, mitochondrial isoform X4 produces the protein MKVSNKDFLELQCRTVLSDGIKRLLSRTVPLFGFYLWESGSFLLGFHPIGQVLLPPPSKPESSRDLPWSLHQAGFLWDHRAPAASLASVYGALPCCHDALCCGEHKDVSPHPPRGDLQEEGSREEEDQHSSSS
- the ISCA1 gene encoding iron-sulfur cluster assembly 1 homolog, mitochondrial isoform X8 is translated as MKVSNKDFLELQCRTVLSDGIKRLLSRTVPLFGFYLWESGSFLLGFHPIGQVLLPPPSKPESSRDLPWSLHQCVYEPGAEGRSRGGENLKRTLSMEPNRTRDCDLGHNQKSDT